The following coding sequences lie in one Paracidovorax avenae genomic window:
- a CDS encoding LysR family transcriptional regulator produces MSDIPLLDGRQLQLMDLLYSTGSVTRTAEALGQTQPTVSIWLARLRTQLGDPLFVRTPQGMRPTPRVEAMIETVRDVLRGLRSIAESQSVFDPATMPRSFRIFMTDASHITLLPRLFSQVRALAPGVSLEAAPIHAGMGAELESGAADLALGFIPTLDAGFYQQALYEQDWVCLAHPGHPRIRPGTFGLDDYSREAHAGIVYGTGAQLLDATIRRLDVERRLALSLPGFLGLPAILSTTDLIATLPRHIGETLAAIGGLQVLDCPVPIPGFQVRQHWHTRFHQDPGNRWLRGVCAGLFLRAADTAQPDLSGA; encoded by the coding sequence ATGTCCGACATTCCCCTGCTGGACGGCAGGCAGCTGCAGCTGATGGACCTGCTCTACAGCACCGGCAGCGTCACGCGCACCGCCGAGGCGCTGGGCCAGACCCAGCCCACCGTCAGCATCTGGCTGGCACGGCTGCGCACGCAGCTCGGCGATCCGCTGTTCGTGCGCACTCCCCAAGGCATGCGGCCCACGCCCCGCGTGGAGGCCATGATCGAGACCGTGCGCGACGTTTTGCGGGGGCTGCGGTCCATCGCCGAGTCGCAGTCGGTCTTCGACCCCGCGACCATGCCGCGGAGCTTCCGCATCTTCATGACCGATGCCAGCCACATCACCCTGCTGCCGCGCCTTTTCTCGCAGGTGCGCGCGCTGGCGCCAGGCGTGTCGCTGGAGGCCGCGCCCATCCACGCCGGCATGGGCGCGGAACTGGAATCGGGCGCCGCGGATCTGGCGCTGGGCTTCATCCCCACGCTGGACGCCGGCTTCTACCAGCAGGCGCTTTATGAGCAGGACTGGGTGTGCCTGGCGCATCCCGGCCACCCGCGCATCCGCCCCGGCACCTTCGGGCTGGACGACTACAGCCGCGAGGCGCACGCCGGCATCGTCTATGGCACGGGCGCCCAGCTGCTTGACGCCACGATCCGCCGCCTGGACGTCGAGCGGCGCCTGGCGCTGAGCCTCCCCGGCTTCCTCGGACTGCCGGCAATCCTCTCCACCACCGACCTGATCGCCACGCTGCCCCGCCACATCGGCGAAACCCTGGCCGCCATCGGCGGTTTGCAGGTGCTGGACTGCCCGGTCCCGATCCCGGGCTTCCAGGTCCGGCAGCACTGGCATACGCGCTTCCACCAGGATCCTGGCAATCGCTGGCTGCGGGGGGTTTGCGCGGGGCTCTTCCTCCGTGCAGCTGATACGGCCCAGCCAGACCTTTCAGGTGCCTGA
- a CDS encoding amino acid ABC transporter permease, giving the protein MSRSLEDTLFGAPSPRARTITQVVSVIAAGLLLLLAAGIAYRFHSAGQLEGRLWQFFAWPTTWAFLAKGLLGTLQSAAMGAAIALALGLVLMAGRLARSRIVRWPSIAAIEFLRGTPTLLLIYLCFLVLPSAGIKLSTYWMLTLPIALSTAAVVAEVYRAGVLAVPRGQTEAARSLGLTETQVFFTIVFPQALRYIVPALVAQLVIVVKDTTFGYVVTYGELMQNAKVLIANYHSLVPVYLVVAAVYCLVNYGISRASRWLGRPVH; this is encoded by the coding sequence ATGAGCCGCTCCCTGGAAGACACCTTGTTCGGCGCGCCCAGCCCCCGGGCGCGCACCATCACCCAGGTGGTCAGCGTGATCGCGGCGGGCCTGCTGCTCCTGCTGGCCGCCGGCATCGCCTACCGCTTTCACTCCGCCGGACAGCTGGAAGGCCGGCTCTGGCAATTCTTCGCCTGGCCCACGACCTGGGCCTTCCTCGCCAAGGGCCTGCTCGGCACGCTGCAGTCGGCGGCGATGGGCGCCGCCATCGCGCTGGCCCTGGGCCTGGTACTGATGGCCGGGCGCCTGGCGCGGTCCCGCATCGTGCGCTGGCCCAGCATCGCGGCCATCGAATTCCTGCGGGGCACGCCGACGCTGCTGCTCATCTACCTGTGCTTTCTGGTGCTGCCCTCGGCCGGCATCAAGCTCAGCACCTACTGGATGCTGACGCTGCCCATCGCCCTGAGCACCGCCGCCGTGGTGGCCGAGGTCTATCGCGCCGGCGTGCTCGCCGTCCCCCGCGGCCAGACCGAGGCCGCACGCAGCCTGGGGCTCACCGAAACCCAGGTCTTCTTCACCATCGTCTTCCCCCAGGCCCTGCGCTACATCGTCCCGGCCCTGGTCGCGCAACTGGTCATCGTGGTGAAGGACACCACCTTCGGCTATGTCGTGACCTATGGCGAGCTGATGCAGAACGCCAAGGTGCTGATCGCCAACTACCACTCGCTGGTGCCGGTGTATCTCGTCGTGGCGGCGGTGTATTGCCTGGTGAATTACGGGATATCGCGGGCGAGCCGGTGGTTGGGGCGGCCAGTGCATTGA
- a CDS encoding ABC transporter permease subunit, giving the protein MGDNISRLLADHGPAFWQALLLTWKLTALSFVPGVVLGAAVAALRLFPLPPLRGFLTFYVEVFRNIPSVALLIFIVFALPDLEFVIDYEPSVILTLILVCSAFTADYLRSGINTIPSGQIEAALSLGMRPARIIYSVVLPQALRSVVQPMTSLLIALMLSTSLASQVPMPGRELTALVSKLANDSAAGMAAFAVAAAMYVATGLLIAWAGAALDKKVRILR; this is encoded by the coding sequence ATGGGCGACAACATCTCCAGGCTCCTCGCCGACCATGGGCCTGCCTTCTGGCAGGCCCTTTTGCTGACGTGGAAGCTCACCGCACTGTCGTTCGTGCCGGGTGTCGTGCTGGGCGCGGCCGTGGCGGCGCTGCGGCTCTTTCCCCTGCCTCCGCTGCGCGGCTTCCTCACGTTCTACGTGGAGGTCTTCCGCAACATCCCCAGCGTGGCGCTGCTGATCTTCATCGTGTTCGCGCTGCCCGATCTCGAATTCGTGATCGACTACGAGCCCAGCGTCATTCTCACGCTGATCCTGGTCTGCTCCGCCTTCACGGCCGACTACCTGCGCTCGGGCATCAACACCATTCCCAGCGGCCAGATCGAGGCCGCGCTCAGCCTCGGCATGCGGCCCGCGCGGATCATCTATTCGGTCGTGCTGCCGCAGGCGCTGCGCTCGGTGGTGCAGCCGATGACCTCGCTGCTCATCGCGCTGATGCTGTCCACCTCGCTCGCATCGCAGGTGCCCATGCCAGGCCGGGAACTGACCGCGCTCGTCTCCAAGCTCGCCAATGATTCCGCCGCCGGCATGGCCGCGTTCGCAGTGGCCGCCGCGATGTACGTGGCGACCGGCCTGCTCATCGCCTGGGCCGGCGCCGCGCTGGACAAGAAAGTGCGCATACTGCGATGA
- a CDS encoding glutamate ABC transporter substrate-binding protein → MPIKTVLKSAVAALAIAGSGSLFAQGAPIDAAAFDALVAKGPVASAETIAASPWASKIKQAGTLRLGGTQTSNLFSLLNEKDGKIRGFDAGISQLLARYILGDGAKIQFTQVNSSTREQVLINDQVDMVVATYSITPARAEKISFAGPYYSSQAGVLVKANNKTIQSYNDLAGKKVATQAGSTGPAILAQFAPKSTVQEFQTHQEALDSLRQGRVDAYVTDYTLLLNTLSLGTGDAKLAGAPFGAQDPYGIGLRKGSDGVAFVNAFLKKIEADGTWARLWTISIGQRTGSTAIPTPPALP, encoded by the coding sequence ATGCCGATCAAAACCGTTCTGAAATCCGCCGTGGCGGCGCTGGCGATTGCGGGCAGTGGATCGCTCTTCGCACAGGGCGCGCCCATCGATGCCGCCGCCTTCGATGCTCTGGTGGCGAAAGGCCCCGTCGCCAGTGCCGAAACCATCGCGGCCAGCCCCTGGGCCAGCAAGATCAAGCAGGCCGGCACGCTGCGCCTGGGCGGCACGCAGACCTCGAACCTGTTCTCGCTGCTCAACGAGAAGGACGGCAAGATCCGCGGCTTCGATGCCGGCATTTCGCAGCTCCTCGCACGCTACATCCTGGGCGACGGCGCCAAGATCCAGTTCACGCAGGTGAACTCGTCCACGCGCGAGCAGGTGCTCATCAACGACCAGGTGGACATGGTCGTGGCCACCTACTCCATCACGCCCGCCCGCGCCGAAAAGATCTCGTTCGCAGGCCCCTACTACAGCTCGCAGGCCGGGGTGCTGGTCAAGGCGAACAACAAGACGATCCAGTCGTACAACGATCTGGCCGGCAAGAAGGTCGCCACGCAGGCCGGCTCCACGGGGCCCGCGATCCTCGCGCAGTTCGCGCCCAAGAGCACCGTGCAGGAATTCCAGACGCACCAGGAAGCGCTCGACTCGCTGCGCCAGGGCCGCGTGGATGCCTACGTGACCGACTACACCCTGCTGCTCAACACCCTGAGCCTGGGTACCGGCGACGCCAAGCTCGCGGGCGCGCCCTTCGGTGCGCAAGACCCCTACGGCATCGGCCTGCGCAAGGGCTCCGACGGCGTGGCCTTCGTCAACGCCTTCCTGAAGAAGATCGAAGCCGACGGCACCTGGGCCAGGCTCTGGACCATCTCCATCGGCCAGCGTACCGGCAGCACGGCCATCCCGACGCCGCCCGCCCTGCCCTGA
- a CDS encoding ketopantoate reductase family protein, translating to MTAPQSTATTTFIAASTTPAPLLRIAVMGAGAVGCYFGALLARAGHVVTLIGRQAHVEAIRAHGLRLQTAALDEYVPMAADTAPAAVRGADVVLFCVKSTDTEDAARQIRPHLAPGALVLTLQNGVDNDERVRAVLGDVHPVAAAVVYVATEMAGPGHVRHHGRGELVIAPSPASATVVQQFSAAGIATEASDNVRGALWAKLVINCAYNALSALSQQPYGRLVQTPGVADVIEDVVAECLAVAEADGIRIPGDVRAAVRGIVATMPGQLSSTAQDLARGRPSEIDHLNGYVVQRGKVLGVATPVNQALRVLVKMVEAGKQA from the coding sequence ATGACCGCACCGCAGTCCACCGCCACAACCACCTTCATCGCAGCCTCCACCACCCCAGCCCCGCTGCTGCGCATCGCCGTGATGGGCGCTGGCGCCGTCGGCTGCTACTTCGGCGCCCTGCTGGCGCGTGCCGGCCATGTGGTCACCCTGATCGGCCGGCAGGCGCACGTCGAAGCCATCCGCGCGCACGGCCTGCGGCTGCAGACCGCCGCGCTGGACGAATACGTGCCCATGGCGGCCGACACCGCCCCCGCCGCGGTGCGCGGCGCCGACGTGGTGCTGTTCTGCGTCAAATCCACCGACACCGAAGACGCCGCCCGCCAGATCCGCCCGCACCTCGCGCCCGGCGCACTGGTGCTCACCCTGCAGAATGGCGTGGACAACGACGAGCGCGTGCGCGCCGTTCTGGGCGATGTGCACCCCGTGGCCGCAGCCGTGGTCTACGTGGCCACCGAGATGGCCGGCCCCGGCCACGTGCGCCACCACGGCCGGGGCGAACTGGTGATCGCGCCCTCGCCCGCCAGCGCCACCGTCGTGCAGCAATTCAGCGCGGCCGGCATCGCCACGGAAGCGTCGGACAACGTGCGCGGCGCGCTCTGGGCCAAGCTGGTCATCAACTGCGCCTACAACGCCCTCTCGGCCCTCTCGCAGCAGCCCTACGGCAGGCTGGTGCAAACGCCCGGCGTGGCCGATGTGATCGAAGACGTGGTGGCCGAATGCCTGGCCGTGGCGGAGGCGGACGGCATCCGCATTCCGGGCGACGTGCGCGCCGCCGTGCGCGGCATCGTGGCCACCATGCCGGGGCAGCTGTCATCCACCGCGCAGGACCTGGCCCGGGGCAGGCCCAGCGAGATCGACCACCTCAACGGCTATGTGGTGCAGCGCGGCAAGGTGCTGGGGGTGGCGACGCCGGTGAACCAGGCGCTCCGGGTACTGGTGAAGATGGTGGAAGCGGGCAAGCAGGCCTAG
- a CDS encoding LysR family transcriptional regulator, protein MTPSPAPRPASAFGDAQGFPALAAQLRSLRALLGVVRHGSTTQAARAMHLSQPAVARAVQQLEAACGVPLFQRGARGMMPTAPGSQLAARTEALLAQLASGAAEAHAAAVAAPGSSRRRVPVPPRFADIVPAGQLRALVAIAGCGSESLAARQLGLGQPAVHAALAGLEDALALPLFYKLAFGTRLTPAGEALLRRVKLALAELRGMDSDLSAWRGTVRGRVVVGVLPLSVGIFLPRAVEDLAARHPDIEVAIVDGTYESLMQQLLGADIDAIAGALRADAPAGEVRQLHLFEDDLVVVAPAGHAALRRKRLQLADLLQWPWVTPLPGTPADQALVRIFASQGLAPPRGDLRASSPVMTQAFVLQTGRLALASRGESLQRDHGGQLAIVPVALPSTRRRIGLATRALSVASPDLDLFMQACREAAGNRPA, encoded by the coding sequence ATGACTCCGTCTCCTGCCCCGCGGCCCGCTTCGGCGTTCGGCGATGCCCAGGGCTTTCCGGCGCTGGCGGCGCAGCTGCGCTCGCTGCGGGCCTTGCTGGGCGTGGTCCGCCACGGCAGCACCACGCAGGCCGCCCGGGCCATGCATCTGTCGCAGCCGGCCGTGGCGCGGGCAGTGCAGCAGTTGGAAGCCGCCTGTGGCGTGCCGCTCTTCCAGCGCGGCGCGCGCGGCATGATGCCGACGGCCCCCGGCAGCCAGCTGGCCGCGCGTACCGAGGCCCTGCTGGCGCAGCTGGCCAGCGGCGCTGCCGAAGCGCATGCCGCCGCCGTGGCCGCGCCGGGCAGCAGCCGCCGCCGCGTACCGGTGCCGCCGCGGTTCGCCGACATCGTGCCCGCCGGGCAGTTGCGCGCGCTGGTGGCGATCGCCGGCTGCGGCAGCGAATCCCTGGCTGCTCGGCAGCTGGGCCTCGGCCAGCCTGCAGTGCATGCGGCTCTGGCGGGACTGGAAGATGCCCTGGCCCTGCCGCTTTTCTACAAGCTCGCCTTCGGTACCCGGCTGACGCCTGCGGGCGAGGCGCTGCTGCGCCGCGTCAAGCTGGCGCTGGCCGAGCTGCGCGGCATGGACAGCGACCTTTCCGCCTGGCGCGGCACCGTCCGGGGCCGCGTGGTGGTGGGCGTGCTGCCCCTCTCGGTAGGCATCTTCCTGCCGCGTGCGGTGGAGGATCTCGCGGCGCGCCACCCCGACATCGAGGTCGCTATCGTGGATGGCACCTACGAAAGCCTCATGCAACAGCTGCTGGGCGCGGACATCGACGCCATCGCCGGGGCCCTGCGCGCGGATGCGCCGGCCGGCGAGGTGCGGCAACTGCACCTGTTCGAGGACGATCTGGTGGTGGTGGCGCCCGCAGGCCATGCGGCCCTGCGCCGCAAGCGCCTGCAGCTGGCCGATCTGCTGCAGTGGCCCTGGGTCACGCCGCTGCCCGGCACACCGGCCGATCAGGCCCTGGTACGGATCTTCGCCAGCCAGGGGCTGGCGCCCCCGCGTGGCGACCTGCGCGCCAGCAGCCCGGTGATGACGCAGGCCTTCGTGCTGCAGACCGGCCGGCTGGCGCTGGCATCGCGCGGCGAATCGCTGCAGCGCGACCACGGCGGGCAGCTGGCGATCGTTCCGGTGGCGCTGCCTTCCACGCGCCGGCGCATCGGGCTGGCGACACGCGCCTTGAGCGTGGCCTCGCCCGATCTGGATCTGTTCATGCAGGCCTGCCGCGAGGCTGCGGGCAACCGGCCTGCCTAG
- a CDS encoding alpha/beta fold hydrolase, giving the protein MSPPCLVLLPGLLCDAAVWREQAQALDFADCIVPSYGDCSSIEAMARRVLAGVSAPRFSLAGHSMGGRVALAIAGMAPERIERLALLDTGMEPIAPGEAGTTERDKRMALLQTARAHGMRAMGTQWARGMVHPDRLDTPLFGEVLDMVARFTPDLFAAQIEALLNRPDASPVLQRLRCPTLLACGRQDSWSPLARHERMQALCHGSELVVIEDSGHMSTMEQPEQVSRALAAWMQR; this is encoded by the coding sequence ATGAGCCCCCCCTGCCTGGTGCTGCTGCCCGGCCTGCTGTGCGACGCTGCCGTCTGGCGCGAGCAGGCCCAAGCCCTCGATTTCGCCGACTGCATCGTGCCCTCGTATGGCGACTGTTCGAGCATCGAGGCCATGGCCCGCCGGGTGCTGGCCGGCGTGTCAGCGCCTCGCTTCTCGCTCGCAGGCCACTCCATGGGCGGCCGCGTGGCGCTGGCGATCGCCGGCATGGCGCCGGAACGCATCGAACGACTGGCGCTGCTCGATACCGGCATGGAGCCCATCGCGCCGGGCGAGGCGGGCACCACCGAACGCGACAAGCGCATGGCGCTGCTGCAGACCGCGCGCGCGCACGGCATGCGCGCCATGGGCACGCAGTGGGCACGGGGCATGGTCCACCCGGACCGGCTGGACACGCCGCTCTTCGGCGAGGTACTGGACATGGTGGCGCGCTTCACGCCCGACCTGTTCGCCGCGCAGATCGAGGCCCTGCTGAACCGCCCCGACGCGAGTCCCGTGCTGCAGCGCCTGCGGTGCCCCACGCTACTGGCCTGCGGCCGGCAGGACAGCTGGAGCCCCCTGGCGCGCCACGAGCGCATGCAGGCCCTCTGCCACGGGTCGGAACTGGTGGTGATCGAAGACAGCGGCCACATGAGCACCATGGAGCAGCCCGAGCAGGTCAGCCGCGCCCTCGCCGCGTGGATGCAGCGCTGA
- a CDS encoding MFS transporter yields MTDIRKNMDEGAMTSFQWLAVAICILLIMLDGFDVLVMAFTASSVAAEWQLNGAALGVLFSAGLIGMAIGSLLLAPLADRYGRQPIILMCLTIVSLGMLLSAAARNHAELAALRGITGLGIGGMLASVGVITAEYSSAKWRSTAIALQATGYPIGATLGGLMAAWLLSHHGWRSVFVFGGLVTALMVPIVLWRLPESVDFLISRRPARALDKLNRLLALMGRPALQQLPAPARDSQAAQGGNTVAALFRNGLARPTLMLWIGFFLLMFNVYFSLSWTPKLLVQAGLSAQQGVTGGVLLNLGGIAGGSLFGLLALKAQLRHLAIGSLLLNALFTALFGMASASLGWAFAAAVGMGVFLFACMAGLYGLVPSTYPADVRATGMGWAIGVGRLGAILAPAMAGLLLDRGWQPASLYYVFALPLIAAAMAVMATGAGRSTLPRGQVAGAH; encoded by the coding sequence ATGACAGACATCCGAAAGAACATGGATGAAGGCGCGATGACGTCCTTCCAGTGGCTGGCCGTCGCCATCTGCATCCTGCTCATCATGCTGGACGGCTTCGACGTGCTGGTCATGGCCTTCACGGCCTCGTCGGTCGCGGCTGAATGGCAACTCAACGGAGCGGCGCTGGGCGTGCTGTTCAGCGCAGGGCTGATCGGCATGGCCATCGGCTCTCTGCTGCTCGCGCCGCTGGCCGACCGGTATGGCCGCCAGCCCATCATCCTGATGTGCCTGACCATCGTGTCGCTGGGCATGCTGCTGTCGGCCGCCGCGCGCAACCATGCCGAACTGGCGGCGCTGCGTGGCATCACCGGCCTGGGCATCGGCGGCATGCTGGCCAGCGTGGGGGTGATCACGGCGGAATACTCGTCAGCCAAGTGGCGCAGCACGGCCATTGCGCTGCAGGCCACGGGCTACCCGATCGGCGCCACGCTGGGCGGGCTCATGGCGGCCTGGCTGCTGAGCCACCACGGCTGGCGCTCGGTCTTCGTGTTCGGCGGGCTCGTCACGGCGCTGATGGTGCCCATCGTGCTGTGGCGCCTGCCCGAGTCGGTGGACTTCCTCATCAGCCGCCGGCCGGCCCGCGCGCTGGACAAGCTCAACCGGCTGCTGGCGCTCATGGGCCGCCCCGCCCTGCAGCAGCTGCCGGCGCCCGCACGCGACAGCCAGGCCGCGCAGGGGGGCAACACCGTGGCGGCGCTCTTTCGCAACGGGCTGGCCCGCCCCACGCTGATGCTGTGGATCGGCTTCTTCCTGCTGATGTTCAACGTCTATTTCTCGTTGAGCTGGACGCCCAAGCTGCTGGTGCAGGCGGGCCTCTCGGCCCAGCAGGGCGTGACCGGCGGCGTGCTGCTGAACCTGGGCGGCATCGCGGGCGGCAGCCTCTTCGGCCTGCTGGCGCTCAAGGCCCAGCTGCGGCATCTGGCCATCGGCAGCCTGCTGCTCAATGCCCTCTTCACCGCGCTGTTCGGCATGGCATCGGCCAGCCTGGGCTGGGCCTTCGCCGCAGCCGTCGGCATGGGTGTCTTCCTGTTCGCCTGCATGGCGGGGCTCTATGGGCTGGTGCCCTCTACCTACCCGGCCGATGTGCGCGCCACCGGCATGGGCTGGGCCATAGGCGTCGGCCGCCTGGGCGCCATCCTCGCGCCCGCCATGGCCGGCCTGCTGCTGGACCGTGGCTGGCAGCCCGCATCGCTCTACTACGTGTTCGCCCTGCCGCTCATCGCCGCCGCGATGGCGGTGATGGCCACGGGTGCCGGCCGCAGCACGCTCCCGCGCGGCCAGGTGGCCGGGGCGCACTGA
- a CDS encoding glucose/quinate/shikimate family membrane-bound PQQ-dependent dehydrogenase, with protein MTAKLDPARPGRPRWAGRLVGALAVLFGLAFLAGGITLATLGGSLYFAPAGLAMLVAGVLLWRGRTAGAWLYALTLAASVVWALVDAGWSFWPLFSRLFALGVLGLLVALVYPGLAAPRGRRAYGVAGVLALVLVAAFGGMFVPHPSVAANGQGPGLTPVDPAQAQKNWENYGNTNGGSRFAALDQINRSNVGQLEVAWTYRTGDIAISNGNGAEDQTTPLQIGDRIYLCTPHNDLIALEADTGREVWKREINAKSSVWQRCRGLAYFDAAAALPPVTTAGATPVQPVALPAGANCQRRILTNTIDARLIAVDADTGEFCQGFGTNGQVDLKAGLGAAPDPFYQLTSPPLMAGTTVVVGGRVADNVQADMPGGVIRGFDVITGQMRWAFDPGNPEDKKAPADGKSYVRSTPNSWAPMSYDAAMNTVFLPMGSSSTDLYGAERTRLDHKYGASILAVDATTGAEKWVYQTVHNDLWDFDLPMQPSFVDFPVDGGRTVPALAIGTKAGQIYVLDRATGKPLTEVKETPVKTADIPGEQYSTTQPRSVGMPQIGAQTLTESDMWGATPFDQLLCRIAFKKMRYEGLYTAPGTDVSLSFPGSLGGMNWGGLSVDPVHGFLFANDMRLGLWVQMIPSANRGGTAGGGEAVNTGMGAVPLKGTPYAVNKNRFLSVAGIPCQAPPYGTLTAIDLKTRQVAWQVPVGTVEDTGPMGVKMHMPIPIGMPTLGGTLATQGGLVFIAGTQDYYLRAFDSSNGKEAWKGRLPVGSQGGPMTYQSAKTGRQYVVITAGGARQSPDRGDYVIAYALPAKR; from the coding sequence ATGACCGCAAAACTCGATCCGGCGCGGCCCGGGCGACCGCGCTGGGCCGGCAGGCTCGTGGGCGCCCTGGCCGTACTGTTCGGCCTCGCCTTCCTCGCGGGCGGCATCACCCTCGCCACCCTGGGTGGCAGCCTGTACTTCGCGCCGGCCGGCCTGGCCATGCTGGTGGCCGGCGTGCTGCTGTGGCGCGGCCGCACGGCCGGCGCCTGGCTCTACGCCCTGACGCTGGCCGCCAGCGTGGTGTGGGCGCTCGTCGATGCGGGCTGGTCGTTCTGGCCACTCTTCTCGCGCCTCTTCGCGCTGGGCGTGCTCGGCCTGCTGGTGGCGCTGGTCTATCCCGGCCTCGCCGCACCGCGCGGCCGCCGTGCCTATGGCGTGGCCGGCGTGCTGGCCCTGGTGCTGGTGGCGGCCTTCGGCGGCATGTTCGTGCCGCACCCCTCCGTGGCCGCCAACGGCCAGGGCCCGGGCCTCACGCCCGTGGACCCGGCCCAGGCCCAGAAGAACTGGGAAAACTACGGCAACACCAACGGCGGCAGCCGCTTCGCCGCACTGGACCAGATCAACCGCAGCAACGTGGGCCAGCTCGAAGTGGCCTGGACGTACCGCACGGGCGACATCGCCATCAGCAACGGCAACGGCGCCGAAGACCAGACCACGCCGCTGCAGATCGGTGACCGGATCTATCTCTGCACGCCGCACAACGACCTGATCGCGCTGGAGGCCGATACCGGCCGCGAAGTCTGGAAGCGCGAGATCAACGCCAAGTCGTCCGTCTGGCAGCGCTGCCGGGGCCTGGCCTATTTCGACGCCGCGGCCGCCCTGCCTCCCGTCACCACGGCTGGCGCCACGCCCGTGCAGCCGGTGGCCCTGCCCGCCGGCGCCAACTGCCAGCGCCGCATCCTCACCAACACCATCGACGCCCGCCTGATCGCCGTCGATGCCGACACGGGCGAGTTCTGCCAGGGCTTCGGCACCAACGGCCAGGTGGACCTGAAGGCCGGCCTGGGCGCTGCGCCCGATCCGTTCTACCAGCTCACTTCGCCGCCCCTGATGGCCGGCACCACGGTGGTGGTGGGCGGCCGCGTGGCCGACAACGTGCAGGCCGACATGCCCGGCGGCGTGATCCGCGGCTTCGACGTCATCACCGGCCAGATGCGCTGGGCGTTCGACCCCGGCAATCCGGAAGACAAGAAGGCGCCCGCCGACGGCAAGAGCTACGTGCGCAGCACGCCGAACTCGTGGGCTCCGATGTCCTACGACGCGGCCATGAACACCGTCTTCCTGCCCATGGGCAGTTCCTCGACCGACCTGTACGGTGCCGAACGCACCAGGCTGGACCACAAGTACGGCGCCTCCATCCTCGCGGTGGACGCCACCACGGGCGCCGAGAAGTGGGTCTATCAGACGGTCCACAACGACCTCTGGGACTTCGACCTGCCGATGCAGCCGAGCTTCGTCGACTTCCCCGTGGACGGCGGCCGCACCGTGCCGGCCCTCGCCATCGGCACCAAGGCCGGCCAGATCTACGTGCTGGACCGCGCCACCGGCAAGCCGCTGACCGAAGTGAAGGAAACGCCGGTCAAGACGGCCGACATCCCCGGCGAACAGTACTCCACCACCCAGCCGCGCTCGGTGGGCATGCCGCAGATCGGCGCGCAGACGCTGACCGAGTCCGACATGTGGGGCGCCACGCCGTTCGACCAGCTGCTGTGCCGCATCGCCTTCAAGAAGATGCGCTATGAAGGCCTCTACACCGCGCCGGGCACGGACGTGTCCCTCAGCTTCCCCGGCTCGCTGGGCGGCATGAACTGGGGCGGCCTGTCGGTGGACCCGGTGCATGGCTTCCTGTTCGCCAACGACATGCGCCTGGGCCTGTGGGTGCAGATGATCCCGTCGGCCAACCGCGGCGGCACCGCCGGCGGCGGCGAAGCCGTCAACACCGGCATGGGCGCCGTGCCGCTCAAGGGCACGCCGTATGCGGTCAACAAGAACCGCTTCCTGTCGGTCGCCGGCATTCCCTGCCAGGCACCGCCCTACGGCACGCTCACGGCCATCGACCTCAAGACCCGCCAGGTCGCCTGGCAGGTGCCGGTGGGCACGGTGGAAGACACCGGCCCCATGGGCGTGAAGATGCACATGCCCATCCCCATCGGCATGCCCACGCTGGGCGGCACGCTGGCCACGCAAGGCGGCCTGGTGTTCATCGCCGGCACGCAGGACTACTACCTGCGTGCGTTCGACAGCAGCAACGGCAAGGAAGCCTGGAAGGGCCGCCTGCCCGTGGGCAGCCAGGGCGGTCCGATGACCTACCAGTCGGCCAAGACCGGCCGCCAGTACGTGGTGATCACCGCCGGCGGCGCACGCCAGTCACCCGACCGCGGCGACTACGTGATCGCCTACGCGCTGCCCGCCAAGCGCTGA